Sequence from the Pseudomonas sp. 7SR1 genome:
GCCCTGGGCGATGGACTGGCCCACGCCCGGTACGAACACCGCGAACACCACGCCGGTGTGGTAGTGATAACCGCGCAACTCACCCAGGTCGAAATACAACGGCAGCTCCGGGAAACGCACCGACAACCGCTCGGCTATTGCCAGCAGGTCGTCCAGGGCCGCCAGCACGGGGGCCGGCGCATTCGCCAGGCGATCCCGGGCCGCAACCAGCACCTCACGACCGCCACACAGGCCCACCAGCGCCCGCAGCATGTCGGACAGATCGCTCGGCAAGCCTTCGGTCAGGCTGACGACCTCGTCGATGGCCTTGCGCTGCAAGGCATCGAACAACTGCTGCTCCACTTCGCCGGACAGGCCGGCGGCGCGGGCCAGGCCGCGATAGATGCCGACATGACCCAGGTCCATGTGGACATCCGGTACGTCAGCCAGTTGCAGCATCGCCAACATCAAGCTGATGACTTCCACGTCGCTGCTGGGGCTGGCGTCGCCATACAACTCGGCACCCAGCTGGATGGGGCTGCGAGAAGAAGACAAGGCACGAGGCTGGGCGTGCAGCACGCTGCCGGCATAGCACAGGCGATTGGGGCCTTCCCGGCGCAACGTGTGGGCGTCGATTCGCGCCACTTGCGGCGTGATGTCGGCGCGGAAGCCCATCTGCCGGCCCGACTGCGGGTCGACGACCTTGAAAGTACGCAGGTCCAGGTCCTGGCCCGCGCCGGTCAGCAGGGATTCCAGGTACTCGATATGAGGGGTGACGACAAATTCGTAACCCCAGCTCTGGAACAGATCCAACACCTGCCGACGCGCCACTTCGATACGCGCAGCTTCCGGTGGCAGTACTTCTTCGATGCCATCTGGCAGCAGCCAGCGGTCTACCGTTGCCATTACGCCATTCCCCTATGGTCCGGGCGGCCAGCCTTCGGGCAAGCCTTGAGTGAAGCAGAAAACACCTGTGCCTTTGCACAAACAACGCGCAAGGGCGACGTGACGAAGGGCCAGGAATCGGCCTCGTCCAGCGCTTTCCTCGAAAAACCTGTCGAGTCGTTCAACCCGACGTCTGCAAGCAAAACCACAATCGAACGTGCAGACGCAAAAAAGCCGGGAATTTCCCGGCTGCCGCATCATACACTCGTTTTCCCAAAGGATCACCCCGCCCGACGCTTTAGCCGCCAGGCGGAGTGTTTCAGGTCAACGCTGCATCAAGGCTTGGCCTGTTCCAGGTAGCGGAAAAAGTCGCTGCTCGGATCCAGCACCAGCACATCGGATTTACGCCCGAAGCTTTCACGGTAGGCATGCAGGCTGCGGTAGAACGCGTAGAACTCCTGGTCCTGGCCGTAGGCCTTGGCGTAGATCGCAGCGGCCTGGGCATCGCCATCACCGCGAACCTCTTCCGATTCACGATAAGCCTCGGCCAGCAACACGCGGCGCTGACGATCGGCATCGGCACGGATACCTTCCGCCAGCTCGTTACCCTTGGCGCGATGCTCCCGGGCTTCACGCTCACGCTCGGTGCTCATCCGCTCGAAGACGCTGCGATTGACTTCCTTGGGCAGGTCGATGGCCTTGACCCGGACATCGACCACTTCGATACCCAGCTCTTTTTCCGCCATCGTGTTCAAGGAGCGGGTGATATCGGCCATGAGCGCGTCACGCTCACCGGACACCACCTCATGCAGGGTACGCTTACCGAACTGGTCACGCAGGCCTGACTCCAGGCGGCGGGACAGACGTTCGTCGGCGATCTGCTTGAGACCCGAGGTCGCGGTATAGAAACGCTCGGCGTCCTTCACACGCCACTTGGCATAGGCATCCACCATCACGGCTTTCTTTTCCAGCGTCAGGAAGCGTTGCGTCGGCGCATCGAGCGTCATCAGGCGAGCGTCGAACTTGCGCACCTTGTTGACGTACGGCACCTTCACATGCAGCCCTGGCTGGACATCCGCCTCGACCACGCGACCGAATTGCAGCAATACCGCACGTTCGGTCTGGGACACGATGTAGAAGCAGTTCCAGGCAGCGATCGCCACGACGACGCCGACAATAAGGGCGATCAGCGATTTATTGCTCATCAGCGACTCTCCCTGGTACGTGCTTGCTGTTGCTGCTCCACCGCCGCGCGAGTATTCGCTTCAGTGCTGGCGGGTGCCATGCTGGTCGGCGGCGCACTGGTGGCACGACCGCTCTCGATCATCTTGTCCAGCGGCAGGTACAGCAGATTGCTCTGGCCGTTCTTGTTACCGGTCACGAGGACCTTGCTGGTATTGCTGAAGACTTCCTGCATGGTGTCCAGGTAAAGACGCTGACGGGTCACTTCGGGCGCCTTGCGATACTCGGCCACCAGCTTGGTGAAGCGGTCGGCCTCACCCTTGGCGCGGGAGACCACTTCGTCGCGATAACCGTTGGCGTCCTCGATGATGCGCTGGGCCTGGCCACGGGCTTCCGGCACGACGCCGTTGGCGTAGGTTTCGGCCTGGTTTCGCGAGCGCTGCTCGTCTTCACGGGCACGGATCACATCGTCGAAGGCTTCCTGGACTTCACGCGGCGCCGCGGCGCTCTGGACGTTGACCTGAGTGACGGTGATGCCGGTGCGATAGGTATCGAGGAACCGCTGCAGGCGCTCCTTGATCTCGCTGGCCATCAGCTCACGCCCTTCGGTCAGCACCTGATCCATGGCGGTGGAACCCACCACGTGACGCAGGGCACTTTCGGTCGCGTGCTGCAGGCTCACTTCCGGCTGGTCGACGTTCAGCACGAAGTCCTGCAGGTTGGTGATCTTGTACTGCACGGTCAGCGGCACTTCGACGATGTTCTCGTCTTCCGTGAGCATCTGCCCCTGCTTGGTGTAGGCACGCTCACGCGTGACGTTTTCCATGTATTTCTGATCGATCGGCGGGAAATAGATGTTCAGGCCCGGGCCGACAGTCTCGTAGTACTTGCCGAAGCGCAGCACCACGGCCTGCTCCTGCTCGTCCACGACATAGACCGCGCTGTACAGCCAGACGGCGGCGAGCACGACCAGACCGATGCCGAGCAGGCCGAAACCACCGCCCTTGCCCGGACGACCGCCGTCGTCACCGCGTTTCTTACCACCACCGAACAAACCGTTCAGGCTTTCCTGCAGCTTGCGGAAGGCCTCGTCGAGATCCGGCGGTCCCTTGCGGTCGCCGTTGTTACGACGCTTGCCACCCCAGGGATCCTGATTATTCGAGTTGCCACCCGGCTCATTCCAAGCCATAGCGCTCTCCATCTGATAAAGCAAAGACGCACCCACGGCGCGCCGACCAATGCTACAGAATGCCTGACACAGCGTTCTCAGGCTTTTATTGCAAAGTGTGTTGCTCGATGAACTCCATCGGTCGCAGCCCTTCGCGACTGACCAATCGATTCAACTCAGCACGAGGCAGACGCACCGCCAGCAGGCAGGTACCTTCTTCGTCGTGTTCTTCTTTCTGCACCGCCCCCAGCTCAAAGAACTGGGCACGGAGCCGGGCGAACCGTTGCGGCAGCTTCAGGGTGCCGACAAACAGATCGTTGCCCAGCAACTCCGCCACGGCCTGCTTGAGCAGGTCGAGGCCGGTACCGTCCTGGGCCGACAACCAGACCCGCTGCGGCTTGCCGTCGGCATCGCGCTGGATCTGCGGCTCCACCCCTTCGAGCAAATCGAGTTTGTTGTATACCTCGAGGATCGGCAAGTCCTGGGCCCCGATCTCGCCCAGCACCACCATGACCTGCTCGATCTGCAGCATCCGGTCGGGCTCGGCGGCATCGATCACATGCAGCAGCAGGTCGGAGTTGCTCGACTCTTCGAGCGTAGCCCGGAAAGCCTCGACCAGCTTATGCGGCAAGTGTCGAATGAAACCCACGGTATCGGCCAGCACGATCGGCCCCAGGTCGTCCAGGTCGAGTCGGCGCAGGGTCGGGTCGAGGGTGGCGAACAGCTGGTCGGCGGCGTAGACGTCCGATTGGGTCACGTTATTGAACAGTGTCGACTTGCCGGCGTTGGTATAGCCCACCAGCGAAACCGTCGGGATATCCGCGCGCTTGCGTCCGCGGCGCGACTGCTCGCGCTGGCTGCGGACCTTCTCCAGGCGCCCCTTGATCTGGCGCAGGCGGACCCGCAACAGGCGCCGGTCGGTTTCCAGCTGGGTTTCACCCGGGCCGCGCAGGCCGATACCCCCCTTCTGCCGCTCAAGGTGAGTCCAGCCACGAACCAGACGCGTACTCATGTGCTCGAGCTGGGCCAGTTCGACCTGGAGCTTGCCTTCATGGGTGCGGGCGCGTTGGGCGAAGATATCGAGAATCAGCCCGGTACGGTCGATCACGCGACACTCGAAGACACGTTCGAGGTTACGTTCCTGACTGGGCGTGAGGATGTGATTGAAAATCACCAGATCGACCTGCTCGGCCTTGACCAGGTCACGCAACTCCTCGACCTTGCCACTGCCGATCAGGAACTTGGCGGTTGGCCGATGACGCGGCACGTTGAAGAACGCGACGGTCTCGGCGCCGGCCGAAAGAGCCAATTCCTGAAACTCCTGCGGATCTTCGCGCGCCTCAGGGTCCTGTCCATCCAAGTGAACGAGAATAGTCCGCTCACCACCACCGTGGCGCTCAAAGAACAAAGGAGACTCCTATCAGGCGTTACCCGGCTCAGCGTCACCGCCATCGGATTCGGTTGCGCTTGGCAGACGAATTGGACGGACCGGCACGACTGTAGAGATAGCGTGTTTGTAGACCATCTGGCTGACGGTGTTTTTCAGAAGGATGACGAACTGGTCGAAAGACTCGATCGTGCCTTGCAGTTTGATCCCGTTGACCAAATAGATGGACACCCCAACTTTCTCTTTACGTAAAGTGTTCAAGTAAGGGTCTTGTAGCGAATGCCCTTTTGACATGTGCCGCACTCCTTTAAGGATCAATAATAAAAATCGGAATCAGATGGCTTGGGCCGTCACACCCCCAAGGATAGACGGCAATTGCAAGGACTCAGCTCAATATGGAGACGGTCCCAAGGTATTTCAAGGCGCGTGGCAGATTGTCGCAATCGAGGCTGTCAAGCCAATGCAGGTCAGTCCAGCTGCGCAACCAGGTGAACTGGCGTTTCGCCAGTTGGCGCGTGGCAATAATCCCACGCTCGCGCATCTCGGCTGACGTCAGCTTGCCGTCCAGGTAGTCCCAGACCTGTCGATAACCCACCGCACGTATAGACGGCAACCCGGCATGCAGGTCACTTCGCTCACGCAGGGCTACGACCTCGTCTATGAATCCCTGTTCCAACATCAATGTGAATCTTTGTTCAATTCGCCGATGCAGCACTTGCCGGTTCGCCGGAGCGATGGCCAGATTCGCGACAGTATAGGGCAATTGTTGCAGTCCCGAAGCGGCTGCTTCAGTACTTTGCGCAGATTGTTGTCGGCGCAGGGCCGTCATGCTCTGGCCACTGACCCGATAAACCTCCAGCGCCCGGCTGAGCCGCTGCGGGTCATTGGGATGGATGCGCGCCGCCGACTCAGGGTCAATGACCGCCAATTGCTCGTGCAGGGCATGCCAGCCAAGGCGCGCGGCTTCTTCTTCGATCTGCGCGCGCACCTCGGGATCGGCCGCCGGCATGTCCGCCAACCCATCGACCAGGGCCTTGTAATACAGCATCGTGCCGCCCACCAGCAGCGGGATGTTGCCCCGCGCAGTGATTTCGGCCATGGCCTGGAGCGCATCACGCCGGAAATCGGCCGCCGAATAAGCCTCGACCGGGTCCAGGATGTCGATCAGGCGGTGGGGAAATTCGGCCAGCAGTTCTTTTGACGGCTTGGCGGTGCCGATGTCCATGCCCCGATAGACCAGGGCCGAATCGACACTGATCAACTCGCAGGGCAGGACCTTGGTCAATTCGATGGCCAGGTCGGTCTTGCCAGCGGCAGTCGGCCCCATCAGGAAAATCGCAGGTGGCAACTGGCTCATCAACGACCGCGCAAAAACAGTTTGTCCAGGTCGTCCAGGCCCAGTTGGGTCCAGGTCGGCCGGCCATGGTTGCATTGGCCGCTGCGCTCGGTGTTCTCCATGTCCCGCAGCAAGCCGTTCATTTCCGGCAAGGCCAGGCGCCGGTTGGCGCGGACCGCGCCATGGCAGGCCATGGTGCCCAGCAGCTCGTTCAGATGCGCCTGGATCCGGTCGCTGGTGCCGTACTCCATCAGATCCGCCAGCACGTCGCTGACCAACCGATTGGCCTCGGCCTGCTTCAGCAGCGCCGGGATCTGCCGGATCGCCAGGGTTTCCGGGCCCAGTCGCTGCAGCTCGAAGCCCAGGCGCTGGAACCAGCCCACATGTTCTTCTGCGCAATCGGCTTCGCGCTGGCTGACAGCCAGTGACTCAGGCACCAGCAGCGGCTGGCCGCTGAGCCCTTCGCTGGCCATGGCGATTTTCAGCCGCTCGTACATGATTCGCTCATGAGCGGCATGCATATCCACCAGGACCAGGCCCTGGGCATTTTCCGCCAGGATATAGATGCCCTTGAGCTGCGCCAGGGCGTAGCCCAGCGGCGGGATATCGCCCTGGCCGTCGGGCAACGCCACTGCGCCGGTTTCAGGCAACGGCTTGAAGAATTCCCGATAGGCCGCCTGGGCCTCGGCCGCCGGCACGCTCGATTGCGGGCGCGGGGTGTATTGATACTGATAGCCACCTGCGCCGGAACTCGCCGAGGTGTAGCTCGGTTGCGCCTGGGGCTGCTCCAGCAGGGTATTGGCCGCCAGGCGCATTTCGCCCTGGGGTCCGAATTCGCCGGCTTCCAGTCCGGTTGGACGAACCATCCCGGCCACGGTGGCCGGTGCTGCCAACTGGTCTTCCGGACGCACGTCGCCCAAGGCGCGGTGCAAGGTGCCATAGAGGAAATCGTGCACCATGCGCCCGTCGCGGAAGCGCACCTCATGCTTGGTGGGGTGCACGTTGACGTCCACCACTGAAGGGTCGACCTCGAAAAACAGCACGAAGGTCGGATGCCGACCGTTGAACAACACATCGCGATAGGCCTGGCGCACCGCGTGGGCGACCAGCTTGTCCCGTACCGCCCGGCCGTTCACATAGAAATATTGCAGATCCGCCTGGCTGCGGGAGAAGGTTGGCAACCCGACCCAGCCCCACAGGTGCAGGCCATTGCGCTCGACCTCGATGGGCAAGGCCTGTTCCAGGAAACCCGAGCCGCACACCGCCGCCACGCGCCGGGCACGGGCCGCGTCGTCACGGGCCTCGTGCAGACTGAGAATGGTCTTGCCGTTATGGCGCAAGTGGAACGCCACGTCGAACCGCGCCAGGGCCAGGCGCTTGATGACTTCCTGCAGATGATCGAACTCGGTCTTCTCGGCCTTGAGAAACTTGCGCCGTGCCGGCGTATTGAAAAACAGGTCACGCACTTCCACCGACGTGCCCACCGGATGGGCCGCAGGCTGCACACGGGAGGCCATGTCCCGCCCCTCGGTCTCGACCTGCCAGGCCTGTTCGGCGTCGCGGGTGCGGGAGGTCAGCGTCAGGCGCGACACCGAGCTGATGGAGGCCAGCGCTTCGCCACGAAACCCCAGGCTCATGACCCGTTCGAGATCTTCCAGATCGCGGATCTTGCTGGTGGCATGGCGCGCCAGTGCCAGCGGCAGGTCGTCGGCGGGAATACCACCACCGTCGTCACGCACCCGCAGCAGCTTGACGCCACCCTGCTCGACGTCCACATCGATGCGCCGGGCACCGGAGTCCAGGCTGTTCTCCAGCAGTTCCTTGATGACCGACGCCGGGCGCTCGACCACCTCGCCGGCGGCGATCTGGTTCGCCAGCCGAGGACTGAGCAGCTCGATACGGGCGTTGCTGCCGATCACTTCATCGCTCATTGCTTGGACGCCACTTCATTGCCCGGAATGGTCAGGGTCTGGCCGATCTTGAGCTCGTCGCTCTTGAGATTGTTGGCGCTGCGCAAGGTGGCGGGCGACACCTGGTAGCGCACGGCAATCATTGCCAGGGTTTCACCGGGACTGACCCTATGGTCCCGCGGGCCTTGGGCGATCTTGCCGGAGTCACGCAGCCAGGCGATGTAGGTGCCCGGCGGCGGGTTCTGCTGGAAGAACTGGCGTACACCGCTGCTGATGGACCGGGCCAGGGCCTGCTGGTGGCTGGAAGACGTCAGCTTGGAGGCTTCGTTGGCGTTGGAGATGAATCCGGTTTCCACCAGGATCGACGGGATGTCCGGCGACTTGAGCACCATGAAGCCGGCCTGTTCGACACGCTGCTTGTGCAGGGGCGTGACGCGGCCGATATTGCTCAGGACCTTCTGGCCGACATTCAGGCTGGAGGTCAGCGAGGCGGTCATCGACAAATCGAGCAACACACCGGCCAGCATGCGGTCCTTGTCGTCAAGGCTGACGTTGCCGGCACCGCCGATCAGGTCGGAACGGTTTTCGCTGTCGGCCAGCCAGCGAGCAGTCTCGGAGGTGGCGCCCCGGTCGGACAGGGCGAACACCGAGGCCCCGAAGGCCGCGGTCGAAGGTGCCGCGTCGGCATGGATCGAGACGAACAGGTCGGCGCCTTTCTTGCGGGCGATTTCGGTACGACCGCGCAACGGGATGAAATAGTCGCCGGTACGGGTCAGTTCGGCGCGGAAGCCCTTCATGCCGTTGACCTGGCGCTGCAGCTCCCGGGCGATGGACAACACCACGTCTTTTTCGCGCTGCCCACGCGAGCCCGAGGCCCCTGGGTCTTCCCCGCCATGACCGGCATCGATGACCACAATGATATCGCGCTTGCCGGCCGGGGCCGGTGGCAGCTTGATCGCCGGCTCGGTCGGCGTGACCGGCACCGCCGGCACCGTGGCGACATTGGCAGGAGGCGGCGGCGGTGGCGCGGCGTCGGCCGGGTTGTCGAACAGGTCCACCACCAGGCGGTTGCCGTACTGGGCATTGGGCGCCAGGGTGAAGCTTTTCGGGGTGACGGTTTTTTTCAGGTCGATGACCACCCGCAGGTCGGTCGGCGTACGCTGGGCCGAACGCATGGCGGTAATCGGCGTATTGGCGGTGGGCACGTTCAGCGGCGCGCCCAGGGAGGCGCCGTTGATGTCGATCACCAGGCGGTCCGGGGCCGTGAGGGTGAACACGCTGTGCTGCACCGGCCCCGTCAGGTCGAACACCAGTCGCGTGTTGTCCGGCGCCCGCCACAGGCGAACGCTGTTGACCTTTGTCTCAGCCACAGCATCGACGGCCAGTGCCGTAAGCAACAGTCCTACGACAGCAGCCACCGCGCGAAAGCGCATACCAAACCCCATCATCAAATAGTTTCCAGTGCCAATGCGGCACACCACGACTCGCCGCGCGAGCCTTGCGGCGTCAGTTTCAGCGAACGCCCGCCATTCTGCGCGCCAATGGTAATGGTCAGGTCAGGCTTTGGCAAAAAGCCTGCACCCTTGCAGGGCCATTCGATCAGGCACAAGGCATCGTCTTCGAAATAATCACGGATACCGAGAAACTCCAGCTCTTCCGGATCCACCAGTCGATACAAATCGAAATGAAACGCTCGGATATCACCGATCTCGTAGGGCTCCACCAAGGTGAACGTAGGGCTTTTCACCGCGCCGACATGCCCCAGGCCGCGAATGATGCCGCGGGACAAGGTGGTCTTGCCCGCGCCGAGATCGCCTTCCAGGAAGATCAGGCCGTGGCCTGCGGTGACCTGCGCAATGCGAGCACCGAATTGCGTCATGGCCTGCTCGTCGGCCACGTACAGGGTTACTTCAGACAAGGTGACTGCTCCTCCAGCAACTGACGAATGGCCGGAATCAGGTCGGTCGCCGCCAGCCCCCGGCCCGAGCGCCCGACCTGTGCGCCGGCATTGGCGTGCAACCAGACAGCCAGGCAGGCGGCCTCGAAGCCATCCATGCCCTGGGCGAGCAAGGCGCCGATCACCCCGGCCAATACATCTCCGAGGCCGGCCGTGGCCATGGCCGGATGGCCCTGGCCGCAAACCGCCAGGCGACCGTCCGGGCCGGCAACCAGGCTGCCAGCGCCCTTGAGGATTACCGTGGCGGCGTATTTCCTGCTCAGTGCCCGGGCCGCCGCCGGACGATCGGCCTGCACCTGTGCCGTGGAAATATCCAGGAGCCGGGCCGCTTCACCCGGATGCGGAGTGATCACACAGCCCTCGGGCAAACCGACCGCGCCCGCGCTCAGCAGGTTCAGGGCGTCGGCGTCCCATACCTGCGGCACGGAAACGTTGGCCGCCGCCGACAGCAAACTGCGCCCCCAGGCGGCCTGGCCCAACCCGGGGCCCACCACCAGCACGTCCGCCCGCTCCAGCAGGCCCATCAGCTGGTTCGCCGAATGAGTGCCTTGCACCATGACCTCAGGTAAACGCGTCAGCGCAGCCGATACGTGTTCGCTGCGGGTCGCCATGGAAACCATTCCGGCACCGCAACGCAGGGCGCTTTCGGCACTCATCTGGATCGCACCGCCAAATCCCCGGTCGCCGCCGATCAACAGGACGTGCCCGAACGAGCCTTTGTGGGAAGTGGGCGCGCGAGGCGTCAGACGCGGCAGATTTTTTGGTAAGAGCAATCGTGCAGTGGACGGCGCCGATTCAACGATATCCGCATCGGCGTGCAGGTCATCGAAGACCAGCTCACCGACGCGGTCCGCCGCGTCGCCCGTGAACAGGCCCAGTTTCAGACCAATGAAGGTCACCGTCAGGTCGGCCGCGACCGCCGTGCCCAGGACCCGTCCGGTGTCGCTGCACAGGCCGGAAGGAATATCCACCGCGGCGACCGGCAGCCCGCTGACATTGATCGTGTCGATCGCCCGGATATAGGGTTCGCGCACATCACCGCTCAAGCCCGTGCCAAGCAAGGCATCCAGCAGCACCCCTCGCAATTCGGATTCGTCGTTCCACGTCTCCAGCGGCACCCCCACTGCCACGGCCTCGGCATGGGCAATGGCGGCGTCCCCCTGCAGGCGACGAGGCTCACCCACGGTCAGTACCCGCACCGACCAGCCGGCACGGCGGGCCAGGGTCGCCACCAGGAAACCGTCGCCGGCATTATTGCCATGACCGGTCATCACGGTCAGCTCGCCGGCCTGTGGCCAGCGCCGGACGATCGCCCGCCAGGTGGCACGGGCTGCGCGCTGCATCAATTCGAAGCCGGTGGTCCCCGCCGCGATCAGTTGTGCGTCGAGGGCCCGGACCTGCGCGGCACTGTACAGCGCGTCGGGAAAATCATCTTTAGTGTGCGGCATGCGTCTTCAGGCTCCGATGTCTGGCAGAATTATACGCATCTCAGCTCCGGTTTCTCTTGCCACATGCCTGTCATTCCCACCGACCTCCCCGCCCTCGCCCAATCCATCAAGGACTGGGGCCGCGAGCTGGGCTTCCAGCAAGTCGGCATCAGCGGCCTGGACCTCGCCGAACATGAGCAGCATTTGCAACGCTGGCTCGACGCCGGCTACCACGGCGAAATGGACTATATGGGCGCCCATGGCAGCAAACGTTCCCACCCCGAGGAGCTGGTGCCGGGAACATTGCGCGTGGTGTCCCTGCGCATGGATTACCTGCCGGGCGACACCGAGATGGCCCACAGGCTCGCCCAACCGGAAAAAGCCTACGTCTCGCGCTATGCGTTGGGCCGCGATTACCACAAATTGATCCGTAAACGCGTGCAACAATTAGCCGAAAAAATCCAGGCGGTCATCGGCCCCTTCGGTTATCGCGCTTTTGTCGACAGCGCCCCGGTACTGGAAAAAGCCATTGCCGAACAGGCCGGGCTCGGCTGGATCGGCAAGAACACCCTGGTACTGAACCGCAAGGCCGGCAGTTATTTCTTCCTGAGCGAGCTGTTTGTCGACCTGCCGCTGCCCGTGGACCCGCCCCACGCCACGGAGCACTGCGGCAAATGCACGGCCTGCCTGGATATCTGTCCTACGAAGGCATTCGCAGGGCCCTACCTGCTG
This genomic interval carries:
- a CDS encoding ATP phosphoribosyltransferase regulatory subunit codes for the protein MATVDRWLLPDGIEEVLPPEAARIEVARRQVLDLFQSWGYEFVVTPHIEYLESLLTGAGQDLDLRTFKVVDPQSGRQMGFRADITPQVARIDAHTLRREGPNRLCYAGSVLHAQPRALSSSRSPIQLGAELYGDASPSSDVEVISLMLAMLQLADVPDVHMDLGHVGIYRGLARAAGLSGEVEQQLFDALQRKAIDEVVSLTEGLPSDLSDMLRALVGLCGGREVLVAARDRLANAPAPVLAALDDLLAIAERLSVRFPELPLYFDLGELRGYHYHTGVVFAVFVPGVGQSIAQGGRYDDIGADFGRARPATGFSTDLKTLVTLGRAEVELPSGGIWMPDSTDAALWQAVCQLRSEGQRVVQALPGQPLAAAREADCDRQLIQHNGLWQVLPLAS
- the hflC gene encoding protease modulator HflC, whose protein sequence is MSNKSLIALIVGVVVAIAAWNCFYIVSQTERAVLLQFGRVVEADVQPGLHVKVPYVNKVRKFDARLMTLDAPTQRFLTLEKKAVMVDAYAKWRVKDAERFYTATSGLKQIADERLSRRLESGLRDQFGKRTLHEVVSGERDALMADITRSLNTMAEKELGIEVVDVRVKAIDLPKEVNRSVFERMSTEREREAREHRAKGNELAEGIRADADRQRRVLLAEAYRESEEVRGDGDAQAAAIYAKAYGQDQEFYAFYRSLHAYRESFGRKSDVLVLDPSSDFFRYLEQAKP
- the hflK gene encoding FtsH protease activity modulator HflK is translated as MAWNEPGGNSNNQDPWGGKRRNNGDRKGPPDLDEAFRKLQESLNGLFGGGKKRGDDGGRPGKGGGFGLLGIGLVVLAAVWLYSAVYVVDEQEQAVVLRFGKYYETVGPGLNIYFPPIDQKYMENVTRERAYTKQGQMLTEDENIVEVPLTVQYKITNLQDFVLNVDQPEVSLQHATESALRHVVGSTAMDQVLTEGRELMASEIKERLQRFLDTYRTGITVTQVNVQSAAAPREVQEAFDDVIRAREDEQRSRNQAETYANGVVPEARGQAQRIIEDANGYRDEVVSRAKGEADRFTKLVAEYRKAPEVTRQRLYLDTMQEVFSNTSKVLVTGNKNGQSNLLYLPLDKMIESGRATSAPPTSMAPASTEANTRAAVEQQQQARTRESR
- the hflX gene encoding ribosome rescue GTPase HflX, producing the protein MFFERHGGGERTILVHLDGQDPEAREDPQEFQELALSAGAETVAFFNVPRHRPTAKFLIGSGKVEELRDLVKAEQVDLVIFNHILTPSQERNLERVFECRVIDRTGLILDIFAQRARTHEGKLQVELAQLEHMSTRLVRGWTHLERQKGGIGLRGPGETQLETDRRLLRVRLRQIKGRLEKVRSQREQSRRGRKRADIPTVSLVGYTNAGKSTLFNNVTQSDVYAADQLFATLDPTLRRLDLDDLGPIVLADTVGFIRHLPHKLVEAFRATLEESSNSDLLLHVIDAAEPDRMLQIEQVMVVLGEIGAQDLPILEVYNKLDLLEGVEPQIQRDADGKPQRVWLSAQDGTGLDLLKQAVAELLGNDLFVGTLKLPQRFARLRAQFFELGAVQKEEHDEEGTCLLAVRLPRAELNRLVSREGLRPMEFIEQHTLQ
- the hfq gene encoding RNA chaperone Hfq, whose protein sequence is MSKGHSLQDPYLNTLRKEKVGVSIYLVNGIKLQGTIESFDQFVILLKNTVSQMVYKHAISTVVPVRPIRLPSATESDGGDAEPGNA
- the miaA gene encoding tRNA (adenosine(37)-N6)-dimethylallyltransferase MiaA, whose protein sequence is MSQLPPAIFLMGPTAAGKTDLAIELTKVLPCELISVDSALVYRGMDIGTAKPSKELLAEFPHRLIDILDPVEAYSAADFRRDALQAMAEITARGNIPLLVGGTMLYYKALVDGLADMPAADPEVRAQIEEEAARLGWHALHEQLAVIDPESAARIHPNDPQRLSRALEVYRVSGQSMTALRRQQSAQSTEAAASGLQQLPYTVANLAIAPANRQVLHRRIEQRFTLMLEQGFIDEVVALRERSDLHAGLPSIRAVGYRQVWDYLDGKLTSAEMRERGIIATRQLAKRQFTWLRSWTDLHWLDSLDCDNLPRALKYLGTVSILS
- the mutL gene encoding DNA mismatch repair endonuclease MutL → MSDEVIGSNARIELLSPRLANQIAAGEVVERPASVIKELLENSLDSGARRIDVDVEQGGVKLLRVRDDGGGIPADDLPLALARHATSKIRDLEDLERVMSLGFRGEALASISSVSRLTLTSRTRDAEQAWQVETEGRDMASRVQPAAHPVGTSVEVRDLFFNTPARRKFLKAEKTEFDHLQEVIKRLALARFDVAFHLRHNGKTILSLHEARDDAARARRVAAVCGSGFLEQALPIEVERNGLHLWGWVGLPTFSRSQADLQYFYVNGRAVRDKLVAHAVRQAYRDVLFNGRHPTFVLFFEVDPSVVDVNVHPTKHEVRFRDGRMVHDFLYGTLHRALGDVRPEDQLAAPATVAGMVRPTGLEAGEFGPQGEMRLAANTLLEQPQAQPSYTSASSGAGGYQYQYTPRPQSSVPAAEAQAAYREFFKPLPETGAVALPDGQGDIPPLGYALAQLKGIYILAENAQGLVLVDMHAAHERIMYERLKIAMASEGLSGQPLLVPESLAVSQREADCAEEHVGWFQRLGFELQRLGPETLAIRQIPALLKQAEANRLVSDVLADLMEYGTSDRIQAHLNELLGTMACHGAVRANRRLALPEMNGLLRDMENTERSGQCNHGRPTWTQLGLDDLDKLFLRGR
- a CDS encoding N-acetylmuramoyl-L-alanine amidase, coding for MMGFGMRFRAVAAVVGLLLTALAVDAVAETKVNSVRLWRAPDNTRLVFDLTGPVQHSVFTLTAPDRLVIDINGASLGAPLNVPTANTPITAMRSAQRTPTDLRVVIDLKKTVTPKSFTLAPNAQYGNRLVVDLFDNPADAAPPPPPPANVATVPAVPVTPTEPAIKLPPAPAGKRDIIVVIDAGHGGEDPGASGSRGQREKDVVLSIARELQRQVNGMKGFRAELTRTGDYFIPLRGRTEIARKKGADLFVSIHADAAPSTAAFGASVFALSDRGATSETARWLADSENRSDLIGGAGNVSLDDKDRMLAGVLLDLSMTASLTSSLNVGQKVLSNIGRVTPLHKQRVEQAGFMVLKSPDIPSILVETGFISNANEASKLTSSSHQQALARSISSGVRQFFQQNPPPGTYIAWLRDSGKIAQGPRDHRVSPGETLAMIAVRYQVSPATLRSANNLKSDELKIGQTLTIPGNEVASKQ
- the tsaE gene encoding tRNA (adenosine(37)-N6)-threonylcarbamoyltransferase complex ATPase subunit type 1 TsaE — its product is MSEVTLYVADEQAMTQFGARIAQVTAGHGLIFLEGDLGAGKTTLSRGIIRGLGHVGAVKSPTFTLVEPYEIGDIRAFHFDLYRLVDPEELEFLGIRDYFEDDALCLIEWPCKGAGFLPKPDLTITIGAQNGGRSLKLTPQGSRGESWCAALALETI